Proteins encoded in a region of the Panthera tigris isolate Pti1 chromosome B2, P.tigris_Pti1_mat1.1, whole genome shotgun sequence genome:
- the LOC102959218 gene encoding olfactory receptor 12D3 yields the protein MENVTTVSEFLLLGLTSVQDLQPFFFVLFLIIYLISLVGNGAILVIIILEPKLHSPMYFFLGNLSCLDICYSSVTLPKLLLTLLSTRRVISFLGCITQLHFFHFLGCSEAILLAIMGFDRFVAICYPLHYAMLMNHQVCVLLAAVAWLTSFLYALMHSVLTARLNFCHSLKLHHFFCDVKPLLELACGDTQVNQWLISIITGGISMGAFFLTLLSYLYVVGFLLFEHQSCSTLHKALSTCASHLMVLCLFYGPVGFTYIRPTSATSMVQDRMVAVIYSAVTPVLNPLIYTLRNKEVWLALKKIFRRKFC from the coding sequence ATGGAGAACGTCACTACAGTGAGTGAGTTTCTCTTACTTGGCCTGACCAGTGTTCAGGATCTGCAGcctttcttctttgtgcttttcttaaTCATTTACTTGATAAGCTTGGTTGGAAATGGAGCTATATTGGTGATCATTATTTTGGAGCCCAAACTCCACTCCCCCATGTATTTTTTCCTGGGAAACCTTTCTTGTCTGGACATCTGCTATTCTTCAGTGACACTGCCCAAGCTGCTTCTAACCCTCTTGTCCACTCGCAGGGTCATATCTTTCCTAGGCTGCATCACTCAGCTACACTTCTTCCACTTTCTGGGCTGTTCTGAGGCCATCTTGCTGGCCATTATGGGCTTTGACCGATTCGTGGCCATCTGCTACCCACTTCACTATGCCATGCTCATGAACCACCAGGTGTGTGTCCTCTTGGCTGCCGTAGCCTGGCTCACCAGCTTCCTTTATGCTCTGATGCATTCTGTCCTGACTGCACGCCTGAACTTCTGCCACTCTCTGAAACTCCACCACTTCTTCTGTGATGTGAAGCCTCTCCTGGAACTGGCCTGTGGTGACACGCAGGTCAATCAATGGcttatttccatcatcacaggtGGGATTTCCATGGGTGCCTTCTTCCTGACTCTTCTCTCCTACCTCTATGTCGTTGGTTTCCTTCTGTTTGAGCATCAGTCCTGCAGCACACTTCACAAGGCTCTGTCCACATGTGCTTCGCACCTCATGGTGCTGTGTCTTTTCTATGGGCCTGTGGGCTTCACATACATCCGTCCAACCTCAGCCACTTCCATGGTTCAGGATCGGATGGTGGCTGTTATATACAGCGCAGTCACCCCAGTGCTGAACCCACTGATATACACTCTTAGGAATAAGGAAGTGTGGTTGGCTCTGAAGAAGATCTTCAGGAGGAAGTTTTGTTGA
- the LOC102958942 gene encoding LOW QUALITY PROTEIN: olfactory receptor 5V1-like (The sequence of the model RefSeq protein was modified relative to this genomic sequence to represent the inferred CDS: substituted 1 base at 1 genomic stop codon) — MAAFSTMWYSLAYWSGQCGMHASHSQEEERXNQTLFKFIILGFSNLNDSQFLLFTVFFLTHICTLGGNIFIILVSVADPHLHTPMYHFLRNLAFLDICYTTTNVPQMTVHLLSEKKSMSYGGCGAQLFACIFLEGSECLLLGAMAYDRYIAICKPLQYSVIMNRALYGRLASSCWTGGSSTRECTLLTFYLPFCGNNQIQYFFCDISPLLMLSCGGTSVNDLALLSIGVFIGWAPFFGIILSYFYIISAILRIRSSEERQKVFSTCASHLVIALLYYGSAIFTYVWPISTWSLERDQLVSVLCSVVTPMLNPVICTLKNKDIRKALKAVGEKVATFTFHFP, encoded by the exons ATGGCTGCGTTCTCCACCATGTGGTACTCCTTAGCTTACTGGAGTGGCCAGTGtggcatgcat GCTTCTCATTCtcaagaggaagaaagataaaacCAAACTCTGTTCAAATTCATTATCTTGGGATTCTCCAACCTAAATGATTCACAATTTTTACTCTTCACTGTCTTCTTTCTGACCCATATCTGTACTTTGGGAGGAAATATCTTCATTATCCTGGTGTCTGTGGCTGATCCACATCTACACACCCCCATGTATCATTTTCTGAGGAATTTGGCCTTTCTTGACATCTGCTACACCACCACCAACGTCCCCCAGATGACGGTGCATCTCCTGTCAGAGAAGAAGAGCATGTCCTATGGGGGATGTGGGGCACAACtgtttgcatgtattttcttAGAAGGATCAGAGTGTCTCCTCCTGGGGGCCATGGCGTATGACCGTTACATTGCAATCTGCAAACCTCTGCAGTACTCAGTGATTATGAACAGAGCCCTGTATGGCCGGTTAGCCAGCTCATGCTGGACTGGGGGTTCCTCAACAAGGGAGTGCACACTTCTGACCTTCTACCTGCCCTTCTGTGGCAACAACCAGATTCAGTATTTCTTCTGTGACATCTCCCCTTTGCTGATGTTGTCTTGTGGGGGCACTTCCGTCAATGATTTGGCATTGCTGTCCATTGGGGTCTTCATCGGGTGGGCTCCTTTCTTCGGTATCATCCTTTCCTACTTCTATATTATCTCTGCTATCTTGAGGATCCGCTCCTCAGAGGAGAGGCAAAAGGTATTTTCTACCTGTGCCTCGCACCTGGTCATTGCCCTTCTGTACTACGGTAGTGCCATCTTCACATACGTGTGGCCCATCTCAACATGGTCGCTGGAGAGAGACCAGCTGGTCTCTGTCCTCTGCAGTGTTGTCACTCCCATGTTAAATCCTGTCATCTGTACTTTGAAGAATAAGGACATCAGAAAGGCCTTGAAAGCGGTGGGAGAAAAGGTTGCAACCTTCACATTTCATTTCCCTTGA